The nucleotide sequence GGATTTATCAAATCAAGTGGTGAATCCAGACCTCATTATGACTTTTCACCAGGTTTTTATACCAATGACGATTTAAGTGTCTTTGACAAACAAACAGGAAAAAAGATAACCCTTGGAATGCTACAGGATGATGTTGAGAAGATATTAGGCAAACCCAAGCAAGAAAGGAAGCGGCTGACGCACGCTAACGAATATGAAGGTGGAATTGATGTATACTTTCGAATTGATCGTGCTGCAGCAATCTTTATCACTGATTCCGATCGATTCGTCACAATGAGAAATATTGGCTCATCCAGTGAAAGATATGAGGTCCAAATCGCTTATGGATCTCCAATATATTCTGGCTCTAACGGCCTAAACACATATGTATTTGTTAGAACGGGACTAAATTCTTTTGAAAAATCGGATAAATTAGATATTGATGGAATAGAAAGCACTTCGATTTATCTTATGGATTTTATTAATGACGACAAGAGAATACAATTATTCGATCGATACTATGCAATGACCTTTAATTGAACAGTTAAATGAAATATACGAGCCTATAGCTTAATACCTTAGGCTCGTTTTTCTTTGATGTTTAAAGGAATCAGACGTAATTCAATAGACTTAAGTTATACCAGGCACATCATGGGAACCCGCAACGTACCTGTCGTGAATGGCTGTTTTACATAGATGCTTTTTGGTACTGGCTACGGTAAGGGAAATTTCCCTGTGCTCTTCAAATCAAAAGAATAAGCCCAGTCAACTCGACTGAACCTCACCTTGCTTAGCCTCTATATTTCTACACTTAGGAAATGTAGAACATCCCCAAAACTCTCCTTTTGGTCCTTTCCGGAGTACCATTAGATTCCCACAGCGACTACATGTGATTGAATCTTCTATTATCTTACTTTCTCTGCCGATTCTAATTCTGCATTTTTCTCTACAACCACAGCAATAGGCTTATATGTTCCCGCATTAAGCTTTAGACTCATTTCTATTAGCTGTTCGCGATCAATCAATTTAACGTTATTCGACTTCGCTAGGGTTATAGCAGCTTCATATATCCACTGTTCGATATTACCCA is from Candidatus Cohnella colombiensis and encodes:
- a CDS encoding topoisomerase DNA-binding C4 zinc finger domain-containing protein, translated to MTCSRCGNLMVLRKGPKGEFWGCSTFPKCRNIEAKQGEVQSS